The proteins below are encoded in one region of Hordeum vulgare subsp. vulgare chromosome 3H, MorexV3_pseudomolecules_assembly, whole genome shotgun sequence:
- the LOC123440377 gene encoding uncharacterized protein LOC123440377, giving the protein MRDDGATAMPPRPAPFRPPPWEALSLVANFLDAASCVSTSWHAAFSADHLWERLCRCHYPSAVGLLPLSGSSVNAGDQRPSPHRGLFALFHAAASRGRSLPAPRLALTDVAFAVDLFAAGGKNTLSFAVAASDAGVKKAPGGVFQFVVNVTDRNAVAGPGEHWSVRWTAVRTGLGVAPAAIVMMDAKVKASRAGALGSGVRGEAWATEGLPAPGCGGGKLEAEVVVEVSGEERLVEKVRLGVLLDCRYVSVDEGLRYLQHFLL; this is encoded by the coding sequence ATGCGCGACGACGGAGCGACGGCAATGCCGCCACGGCCGGCGCCTTTCCGACCTCCTCCCTGGGAGGCGCTCTCCCTCGTGGCCAACTTCCTGGACGCGGCTTCCTGCGTCTCCACCTCCTGGCACGCCGCCTTCTCCGCCGACCACCTCTGGGAGCGTCTCTGCCGCTGCCACTACCCCTCCGCCGTCGGCCTCCTCCCCTTGTCTGGCAGCAGCGTCAATGCAGGCGACCAACGCCCCTCCCCGCACCGCGGCCTCTTCGCGCTGTTCCACGCCGCCGCCTCCCGCGGCCGCTCGCTCCCAGCGCCTCGCCTCGCCCTCACCGACGTCGCCTTCGCGGTTGACCTCTTCGCGGCCGGCGGAAAGAACACGCTCTCGTTCGCCGTCGCTGCGTCCGACGCCGGCGTCAAGAAGGCCCCCGGCGGCGTGTTCCAGTTCGTGGTGAACGTGACTGACCGGAACGCGGTGGCTGGTCCAGGCGAGCACTGGAGCGTCCGGTGGACGGCTGTTCGGACGGGGCTCGGGGTCGCGCCTGCGGCGATCGTGATGATGGACGCCAAGGTAAAGGCGTCCAGGGCCGGAGCGCTCGGCAGTGGCGTGAGGGGGGAGGCGTGGGCCACGGAGGGGCTGCCGGCGCCGGGATGCGGCGGCGGGAAGCTGGAGGCGGAGGTCGTGGTCGAGGTGAGCGGAGAGGAGAGGCTGGTGGAGAAGGTGAGGCTCGGGGTGTTGTTGGATTGTAGGTACGTGAGCGTAGACGAGGGGCTCAGATACTTGCAGCATTTCCTCCTGTAA